One Terriglobales bacterium genomic window carries:
- the hpnH gene encoding adenosyl-hopene transferase HpnH gives MAVPISQMATVASYVLRQKLAGRKRYPLVLMLEPLFRCNLACAGCGKIQYPAHILKKDLSPEECFRAADECGAPIVSIPGGEPLMHPRIHEIVEGLVARKKYIYLCTNALLLKEKLDLFTPSKYLTFSVHVDGEREHHDFSVCREGGYEIAVDAVKEALRRGFRVTTNTTLFDGADPNSVRRFFDEMMEVGIESMMLSPGYSYDKAPDQKHFLGRARTRRLFRAILSNRKKHWRFNQSPLFLEFLMGKRNYACSAWGMPTFNIFGWQKPCYLLQDGYADSFAELMNDTKWDEYGTESGNPKCANCMVHCGYETSAVNDTFGSLRGFWATVKATMSTEYKDDGALAMLNEPARPVHSYNPLVQIESPQQETSV, from the coding sequence TTGGCGGTCCCGATCTCACAGATGGCGACGGTCGCGTCGTACGTGCTGCGGCAGAAGCTGGCCGGGCGGAAGCGCTACCCGCTCGTCCTGATGCTGGAGCCGCTGTTCCGCTGCAACCTGGCCTGCGCCGGCTGCGGCAAGATCCAGTACCCGGCCCACATCCTCAAGAAAGACCTGTCGCCGGAGGAATGCTTCCGGGCCGCCGACGAGTGCGGCGCGCCCATCGTCTCCATCCCGGGCGGCGAGCCGCTCATGCATCCGCGCATCCACGAGATCGTGGAGGGCCTGGTCGCGCGCAAGAAGTACATCTACCTCTGCACCAACGCGCTGCTGCTCAAGGAGAAGCTCGACCTCTTCACGCCGAGCAAGTACCTCACGTTCTCGGTGCACGTGGACGGCGAGCGCGAGCACCACGATTTCTCGGTGTGCCGCGAGGGCGGCTACGAGATCGCGGTCGACGCGGTGAAGGAAGCGCTGCGCCGCGGCTTCCGCGTCACCACGAACACGACTTTGTTCGACGGCGCCGACCCCAACAGCGTCCGCCGCTTCTTCGACGAGATGATGGAAGTCGGCATCGAGAGCATGATGCTCTCGCCCGGCTACAGCTACGACAAGGCGCCCGACCAGAAGCACTTCCTCGGCCGCGCGCGCACGCGCCGCCTGTTCCGCGCCATCCTCTCGAACCGCAAGAAGCACTGGCGTTTCAACCAGTCGCCGCTTTTCCTCGAGTTCCTGATGGGCAAGCGCAACTATGCCTGCTCGGCCTGGGGCATGCCGACCTTCAACATCTTCGGCTGGCAGAAGCCCTGCTATCTCTTGCAGGACGGCTATGCCGATTCCTTCGCCGAGCTGATGAACGACACGAAGTGGGATGAATACGGCACCGAGAGCGGCAATCCGAAGTGCGCGAACTGCATGGTGCACTGCGGCTACGAGACCTCGGCCGTGAACGACACGTTCGGGTCGCTGCGCGGCTTCTGGGCGACGGTGAAAGCGACGATGTCGACCGAGTACAAGGACGACGGCGCCCTCGCGATGCTCAACGAGCCGGCCCGCCCGGTACACAGCTACAACCCGCTGGTGCAGATCGAGTCGCCCCAGCAGGAGACCTCGGTCTAG